The nucleotide window GCACGGTGAAGGTTTGGCCGATCAGGGAGTTTAAATCGACGCCGCGCGTGATGACGTTGCGCCGAAAGGCCGAGGGCTCGAAGTGTGCGCCGGAGAGCGGGAGAAACGACGCGCAAAGCTCATCGTAGATCTCGGCGGCGAAGAAAGTGATCTGGCCCTTGTAGTCGGGTTTGTAGTCGAAGAACCGGTCGCCGCGCACACCGCGACCCGCCACGCATTCGAGCTCAGGAACGGCGAGGACCGGATGCTC belongs to Opitutus sp. and includes:
- a CDS encoding molybdenum cofactor biosysynthesis protein translates to MFRIENLYLSPGHNYFGHHDQPAGEHPVLAVPELECVAGRGVRGDRFFDYKPDYKGQITFFAAEIYDELCASFLPLSGAHFEPSAFRRNVITRGVDLNSLIGQTFTVQGITFLGTGECSPCYWMDQAFAPGTEAALKGRGGLRAKILTDGWLRLVN